The Coprobacter tertius genome includes a region encoding these proteins:
- a CDS encoding cation:proton antiporter, with amino-acid sequence MMHRNRHNYVIYITMMIVFGALIFFALAHGEKFSHIEPALRHSRNVSPFGMFLQVITHNLQHPIVILLFQIIVILVVVRLFSFLFKYIGQPGVIGEIVAGIALGPSLLGHFFPEIAVAIFPPDSLGNLELLSQIGLVLFMFVIGMELDFGILKNKMNETLVISHAGIVVPFFLGILSSFWVYEEYASTQTDFLPFALFMGISMSITAFPVLARIVQERNMAKTQSGILALASAANDDVTAWCLLAIVIAIAQAGTFVSALFTIALTVVYILFMFILVMPFLKKIGNIYANKEVINKSFVGFIFLILLLSSAITETIGIHALFGAFMAGVVMPSNIGFRKVMMEKVEDVATVIFLPLFFAYTGLNTQIGAINSPELWGVCFFLVAVSITGKLGGCTLAARSVGEKWKDSIVIGTLMNTRGLMELVALNIGREMGILSTEVFAILVIMALTTTFMTTPILHWVERWKGKDRNKMPGTRRLILSFGRPETGKLLLSVANILFGQQLKKINVIAAHFTLGTDLNPVKAQQYARDSFIPVSKQAAEYHIRLDKRYKVTDKLNQEIVQLVHNEQSDLLLLGAGPHFMAEGQTNNHSKGMLSNLLGFSRMMSTIREKTMHLPGSLLREKIEWIMDHTQSPVAVFENRELKKITRVSLLIDTVDDLFLLGYADGIFSGKIENLTLRVSEAMIGNEHLEEAIEAVDKRYVPKLGMDTYALRGVVCPTGEDLLILSYDACKKIATNTGWYDCLPSFLTIRPAKKSFDAES; translated from the coding sequence ATGATGCATAGAAACCGTCATAATTATGTGATATATATAACGATGATGATCGTTTTTGGAGCTCTCATCTTTTTTGCTTTGGCACATGGAGAAAAGTTCAGCCATATCGAACCGGCTTTGAGGCATTCGCGTAATGTTTCGCCTTTCGGCATGTTTTTGCAGGTTATTACTCATAATTTACAACATCCGATTGTTATATTGTTATTTCAGATTATTGTCATACTGGTTGTTGTAAGATTGTTTTCTTTTTTATTCAAATATATCGGGCAACCGGGAGTGATCGGCGAGATTGTTGCGGGAATTGCGTTGGGCCCCTCCTTATTAGGCCATTTTTTCCCCGAAATAGCTGTCGCTATATTTCCACCCGATTCTCTTGGAAATCTCGAATTATTAAGTCAAATCGGCTTGGTACTGTTTATGTTTGTAATCGGTATGGAGCTTGATTTCGGAATATTAAAAAATAAAATGAACGAAACGCTGGTAATTAGCCATGCGGGTATTGTGGTACCGTTCTTTTTGGGTATTTTATCGTCTTTTTGGGTATATGAAGAATATGCTTCGACACAAACCGATTTTTTACCGTTTGCTCTTTTTATGGGTATATCCATGAGTATTACGGCATTCCCAGTGTTAGCCCGTATCGTACAGGAGCGGAATATGGCCAAAACCCAGTCCGGGATATTGGCTTTGGCATCGGCTGCAAATGATGATGTTACAGCTTGGTGCTTATTAGCTATCGTTATTGCTATTGCTCAGGCCGGGACATTCGTTAGCGCTTTGTTTACGATCGCTTTGACGGTGGTATACATATTATTTATGTTTATACTGGTAATGCCTTTTTTAAAAAAAATCGGGAATATATATGCCAATAAAGAGGTAATTAATAAATCGTTTGTGGGCTTTATTTTTCTTATTCTTCTGCTGTCTTCTGCTATTACTGAAACGATAGGCATACATGCTCTTTTCGGTGCCTTTATGGCCGGGGTGGTTATGCCTTCCAATATAGGATTCAGAAAAGTAATGATGGAAAAAGTAGAGGATGTAGCGACTGTAATATTTCTACCTTTATTTTTTGCTTATACCGGTTTGAATACACAGATCGGGGCAATAAATTCTCCTGAATTATGGGGTGTTTGTTTCTTTTTGGTCGCAGTATCTATTACCGGGAAATTGGGGGGATGTACTTTGGCAGCCCGTTCGGTAGGGGAAAAATGGAAAGACAGTATCGTTATCGGTACACTTATGAATACAAGGGGGTTAATGGAATTAGTCGCATTGAATATTGGCCGTGAAATGGGTATTTTATCGACCGAAGTATTTGCTATTTTGGTAATTATGGCTCTTACTACGACTTTTATGACTACACCTATTTTACATTGGGTAGAACGATGGAAGGGAAAAGATCGTAACAAGATGCCGGGAACGCGAAGGCTGATTTTAAGTTTCGGACGCCCTGAAACCGGGAAGTTATTATTGTCGGTGGCTAATATTCTGTTTGGACAACAATTAAAAAAGATAAATGTAATAGCGGCTCATTTTACGTTGGGAACCGATTTAAATCCGGTGAAAGCCCAGCAGTATGCTCGAGATAGTTTTATTCCTGTCAGTAAACAGGCTGCTGAGTATCATATACGTTTGGATAAGAGATATAAAGTGACCGATAAGCTGAATCAGGAAATCGTGCAGTTGGTGCATAACGAGCAGTCCGATTTGTTATTATTAGGTGCCGGACCTCACTTTATGGCCGAAGGACAAACTAATAATCATTCTAAAGGTATGTTATCTAATCTTTTAGGATTTTCCAGAATGATGAGTACGATACGCGAAAAGACAATGCATTTACCCGGATCGTTATTAAGAGAAAAAATAGAATGGATTATGGATCATACCCAAAGTCCGGTTGCTGTATTTGAAAATAGGGAATTAAAGAAAATTACCCGGGTTTCTTTGCTTATCGATACGGTCGATGATTTATTTTTGCTCGGCTATGCCGACGGAATATTCAGTGGGAAAATAGAGAATCTTACTCTACGTGTTTCGGAAGCTATGATCGGTAACGAACATTTGGAAGAAGCAATAGAAGCTGTAGATAAACGGTATGTTCCGAAACTGGGAATGGACACTTACGCACTAAGGGGGGTAGTTTGTCCTACAGGTGAAGATTTGCTCATTCTCAGTTATGATGCCTGTAAAAAGATTGCGACTAATACCGGGTGGTATGATTGTCTTCCCTCATTCCTGACGATACGACCTGCCAAAAAATCTTTCGATGCCGAAAGTTAA
- a CDS encoding LacI family DNA-binding transcriptional regulator has protein sequence MKRTSLKDIANAVNLSKTTISLILNGKAKENNISDETVNRVLAVSRKMNYSPNSLARSLSMGRSKTIGLIVPYITDSFFARVAQVIERQCSSKGYTLIYCSSEESAEKERSQINALLARQIDGLIIASSCRNGEDIALLKNNNFPLVLIDRYYPAIETSHVTVEDEPGAFRLVSYLIDRGHRRIAMVSVSSELLPIDNRQKGYRRALESAGIEYDERMIFEADNADHEGSVRRSIDAMLSMSEPPDAIFFANHLLAAVGFKVLKSREIAIPSRMAICCFGDSSYLELLEPSITAIPMPFEAIGNEALRILLDQIESPETSCYEQIVLPVTEIIRQST, from the coding sequence ATGAAAAGGACTTCGCTGAAAGATATTGCCAATGCCGTAAATTTGTCGAAAACTACTATTTCGCTGATCCTTAACGGTAAAGCAAAAGAAAATAATATCAGCGATGAGACGGTAAACCGAGTTCTTGCCGTTTCCCGCAAGATGAATTATTCTCCCAACAGTCTGGCGCGTAGTCTCAGTATGGGCCGGTCTAAAACGATCGGGTTGATAGTTCCTTATATTACCGACTCTTTCTTTGCACGGGTAGCCCAGGTTATCGAACGGCAATGCTCGAGTAAAGGATACACACTGATTTATTGCAGCAGTGAGGAAAGTGCCGAAAAAGAACGTTCCCAAATAAATGCTTTGTTAGCCAGACAAATAGATGGTTTGATTATTGCCTCTTCATGTCGTAACGGAGAAGATATCGCACTTCTGAAGAATAATAATTTTCCTCTTGTGCTTATCGACCGCTATTATCCTGCGATAGAAACGTCACATGTGACGGTAGAAGACGAGCCTGGAGCATTTCGGCTCGTATCATATTTAATTGATCGTGGACACCGTCGTATAGCAATGGTATCTGTATCTTCCGAGTTACTCCCTATCGATAACCGACAAAAAGGATATCGTCGAGCTTTGGAATCGGCTGGTATCGAATACGACGAAAGAATGATATTCGAAGCTGATAATGCCGATCATGAAGGCTCGGTAAGACGATCGATTGATGCGATGTTATCGATGTCAGAGCCGCCCGATGCGATATTTTTTGCAAACCATCTTCTGGCTGCAGTTGGTTTCAAAGTGTTGAAGTCGAGAGAAATCGCTATTCCTTCTCGTATGGCTATCTGCTGTTTCGGTGACTCTTCGTATCTTGAGCTGCTCGAACCTTCGATAACCGCGATTCCCATGCCGTTTGAGGCGATAGGAAATGAAGCTTTACGTATATTGCTGGATCAGATAGAGAGCCCGGAAACTTCTTGTTATGAACAGATCGTTTTACCGGTTACCGAGATTATTCGTCAATCTACTTGA
- a CDS encoding glycyl-radical enzyme activating protein: MKNSDDNTYGWITHLQPMSLHDGPGIRTTVFMKGCNLSCKWCHNPETFKIKPQMEWIASKCIGCGTCIDTCKENALEVIGRKIIRDTRKCIVCGKCAKACYTGAHTLIGTRYTPEEIYSSVEKDIPFFRESGGGVTLSGGEPMIQPAFTTALARLLSSKGIHVVLQTNLSLSWHLYEKIFPYIDHVMADLKHIDREKHLYWTGADNNLILENIQRLDKSGISYRLRTPVIPGVNDDEETIIKMSRFAGKMHHAEDYELLPFHPMASYKYDNLGMKYIFASTPRLSDKKLKYLNSIANQYKN, from the coding sequence ATGAAAAATTCAGACGATAACACATACGGATGGATAACACATTTGCAACCGATGTCGCTTCACGACGGCCCGGGAATACGCACAACCGTATTTATGAAAGGTTGTAACCTGAGTTGTAAATGGTGCCATAACCCTGAAACGTTCAAAATAAAACCTCAAATGGAATGGATCGCTTCCAAATGTATCGGATGCGGTACCTGTATAGATACGTGCAAAGAAAATGCACTGGAAGTAATCGGGAGAAAGATTATAAGAGATACTCGGAAATGTATCGTATGCGGAAAATGTGCAAAAGCCTGTTATACGGGAGCCCACACACTGATCGGAACACGATATACTCCGGAAGAGATATATTCCTCCGTGGAAAAAGATATTCCCTTTTTCCGTGAATCGGGTGGAGGAGTAACTTTATCGGGAGGAGAACCCATGATACAACCGGCTTTTACGACTGCTCTCGCCCGGCTATTATCTTCAAAAGGAATACATGTGGTTCTGCAAACCAACCTTTCATTATCATGGCATCTTTATGAAAAAATATTTCCGTATATCGACCATGTAATGGCAGACCTGAAACATATCGATCGAGAAAAACATTTATACTGGACCGGTGCCGACAACAATCTTATACTCGAAAATATCCAACGACTCGATAAATCGGGAATTTCATACCGATTACGCACTCCAGTAATACCGGGAGTAAACGATGATGAGGAAACAATCATCAAAATGTCCCGCTTTGCCGGGAAAATGCATCATGCCGAAGATTATGAATTATTGCCGTTTCATCCCATGGCATCCTACAAATACGATAACCTGGGAATGAAATATATTTTTGCATCTACTCCTCGGCTATCCGATAAGAAACTTAAATACCTGAACTCTATCGCTAACCAATATAAAAATTAA